In one window of Chryseobacterium viscerum DNA:
- a CDS encoding ribokinase, with the protein MNFSSEQPRIIVVGSSSIDLVLETEKLPSPNETVLAVKSDSYFGGKGANQSVGTARLGASVYFIGCVGMDPLGQQIMRNLVSENVNVGFVHETDKDATGTAYVTTSHGNAAIVVVPAANKHLSKSHIDEADKYFNTADLVLVQLEVSMEVVEHTVKKAKKYGKKVGLYASPAMRVSEEILEKVDFIVAKSNELYTIFGEEKREEVLKKYFNKVFVRDDTNSTIYFDGTEMKYYRNDKDEKVYKMGMGDAFTSGFAIALCHGNSIEECVKFGNEVSSRVSGGKGSQTGLPRMSDFFS; encoded by the coding sequence ATGAATTTCTCATCAGAACAACCCCGAATTATTGTTGTGGGCAGCTCATCCATAGATTTGGTTCTTGAAACCGAAAAACTTCCTTCACCCAACGAAACGGTTTTAGCCGTTAAGTCAGATAGTTATTTTGGAGGTAAAGGAGCCAATCAGTCGGTAGGTACTGCCAGGCTGGGGGCAAGTGTGTACTTTATAGGATGTGTGGGAATGGATCCCCTTGGGCAGCAGATTATGAGAAATCTGGTAAGTGAAAATGTGAATGTAGGTTTTGTACATGAAACAGATAAAGATGCTACAGGAACAGCCTACGTAACGACTTCTCACGGCAATGCGGCTATTGTTGTAGTGCCGGCAGCCAATAAACATCTTAGCAAATCACATATAGACGAAGCCGACAAGTATTTTAATACTGCAGATCTTGTGCTGGTACAACTTGAGGTTTCTATGGAGGTGGTGGAGCATACCGTTAAAAAAGCCAAGAAATATGGAAAAAAAGTAGGTTTGTATGCTTCTCCTGCAATGAGAGTCAGTGAAGAAATTTTAGAAAAGGTTGATTTTATTGTAGCGAAGAGTAACGAATTATACACCATTTTCGGAGAAGAAAAAAGGGAAGAGGTCCTTAAGAAATATTTCAATAAAGTTTTTGTAAGAGATGATACCAACTCAACCATTTATTTTGATGGTACTGAGATGAAATATTACAGAAACGACAAAGATGAGAAAGTTTATAAAATGGGAATGGGTGATGCATTTACTTCAGGATTTGCTATCGCTCTTTGTCATGGAAACTCTATCGAAGAATGTGTGAAATTTGGAAATGAAGTTTCATCAAGAGTTTCCGGAGGTAAGGGTTCTCAGACAGGCCTGCCAAGAATGTCAGATTTCTTTTCTTAA
- a CDS encoding DUF72 domain-containing protein — protein sequence MKFGQVEDPSKIDFTLPKDHPKTKDILALNKKGLENISIGCAKWNKTDLKGFYPKGTKDELTYYATQFNSIELNATFYGMPTPDQVKTWKEKTPDNFKFFPKITNTVSHFRRLIDVTDPVTHFASAVINFDEKLGMAFLQLHDNFKPKDYDRLEKFVKEWPKEVPLAIELRNTEWFTDEEILNTTCDLFEAHNITNIIVDTAGRRDMLHMRLTTPNAFIRYVGANAESDYERLDDWLKHLTKWKKEGLQNLYFFVHQNIEKASPLLSAYFIKKLNEEWKTDIHVPQMATESTGTLF from the coding sequence ATGAAATTCGGACAAGTAGAGGACCCATCAAAAATAGATTTCACATTACCAAAAGATCATCCTAAAACCAAAGATATACTGGCTCTTAATAAAAAAGGACTGGAAAATATTTCTATCGGATGTGCAAAATGGAATAAAACAGATCTTAAAGGATTCTATCCTAAAGGAACTAAAGATGAACTGACCTATTATGCCACTCAGTTTAATTCTATTGAGCTGAATGCAACTTTCTACGGAATGCCCACTCCGGACCAGGTAAAAACATGGAAAGAAAAAACCCCTGATAATTTTAAATTCTTCCCCAAGATTACTAACACCGTTTCCCATTTCAGAAGACTGATTGATGTGACTGATCCGGTAACACATTTTGCCTCAGCGGTAATCAATTTTGATGAAAAACTGGGAATGGCTTTTCTTCAGCTTCATGATAATTTTAAACCCAAGGATTATGACAGACTGGAAAAATTTGTAAAAGAATGGCCTAAAGAAGTTCCATTAGCTATAGAACTCAGAAATACGGAATGGTTTACCGATGAAGAGATCCTTAATACAACCTGTGATCTCTTTGAAGCTCACAACATCACCAATATCATCGTAGACACTGCCGGAAGAAGAGATATGCTTCACATGCGTCTTACTACACCTAATGCATTTATCCGTTATGTAGGAGCCAATGCTGAAAGTGACTATGAAAGGTTGGATGACTGGTTGAAACATCTCACAAAATGGAAAAAAGAAGGCCTTCAGAATCTCTACTTTTTCGTACACCAGAATATTGAAAAAGCATCTCCTCTATTATCCGCATATTTCATCAAGAAACTGAATGAAGAATGGAAAACTGATATTCATGTTCCACAAATGGCAACGGAAAGTACAGGTACGTTATTTTAG
- a CDS encoding alpha/beta fold hydrolase has product MEKLILTTEDHISLAVHLFKPEKSNGKLLLINSATGVKQQVYFSFASYFSEQGFTVITYDYRGIGLSKPKDMRGFHGSMRLWGSKDYKALTGYIKTHFKDHKKYCLGHSVGALILGMNEDSEIFEEFVFVGTQNAFVGNLKGVTKIEAYLGFGIAQPLTTSLLGYFPAHWFGLGESLPKNCAYDWRTLILNKKSTNRLLEKIDNFSRNLTQKVFVIRAEDDIWLTERGVLSLLNNTYPNLKPTYRLIAVSESDKKEIGHVNFFRSYNSKLWDIILNELIDK; this is encoded by the coding sequence ATGGAAAAACTAATACTTACCACGGAAGATCATATTTCTTTGGCTGTCCATCTCTTTAAACCGGAAAAAAGTAATGGGAAACTATTGCTGATCAATTCGGCAACAGGAGTAAAACAGCAGGTGTACTTTTCTTTTGCTAGTTATTTTTCTGAACAGGGATTTACCGTGATCACTTACGATTACAGGGGAATAGGACTTTCCAAGCCGAAAGATATGAGAGGATTTCATGGTTCGATGAGATTGTGGGGCTCAAAAGATTATAAAGCTTTAACTGGATACATCAAAACACACTTTAAAGACCACAAAAAGTATTGCTTAGGTCATTCTGTAGGCGCATTGATTCTGGGAATGAATGAAGATTCGGAAATATTTGAAGAATTTGTTTTTGTAGGAACACAAAATGCTTTTGTTGGCAACCTTAAAGGAGTTACAAAAATTGAAGCCTATCTGGGGTTTGGAATTGCCCAGCCATTAACCACTTCATTATTAGGATATTTTCCGGCACATTGGTTTGGACTGGGAGAAAGTCTTCCAAAAAATTGCGCATATGACTGGAGAACCTTAATTTTAAACAAGAAATCAACCAACAGGCTGTTGGAGAAAATTGATAACTTTTCTAGAAATTTGACACAGAAAGTATTTGTAATCCGCGCAGAAGATGATATCTGGCTGACAGAAAGAGGCGTATTAAGCTTATTGAACAATACTTACCCTAATCTTAAACCAACGTACAGACTGATCGCTGTTTCAGAATCTGATAAAAAGGAAATCGGACATGTCAATTTTTTTAGAAGCTACAACAGCAAACTCTGGGATATTATTTTAAATGAACTGATAGATAAATGA
- a CDS encoding PorT family protein → MKKTFSVLLSFCIVLISAQIKFEKGYIISSNDVRKEILIKNQGWANNPDSFTYKMDEASGESTGNPSTIKEFGIYNDVKYVTYNGDIDYSSDNTGDLSSIKEPEFKKASVFLKEIATGNKNLYSYQGRNVIRYFYSDSDSSIKPLIYKKYFFNGNNLQVATNEEYIDQLKTIFSNDNVAQAIAPKTKYTSNDLKKIFSTYNSKFSGTTNEENVSETKRNSKLNLAVRPGLNFYSPLEITKTLSNEGAPSKTGFRIGVEAEIVLPFNRGKWSVVAEPTFSLYNNKTAIRTTNGNLYNINVENYSFISIPLSVRHYMFINDKSKIFINAGINLLTLKTSSAKDFSVDYDGYVFDRLKLSSSQAFKSAVFGIGYNYNNKYILEARYNTGMNLFEEKGAEANLKYASIILGYNIF, encoded by the coding sequence ATGAAAAAAACATTCTCGGTGCTGCTTTCCTTCTGTATCGTGCTCATTTCCGCACAAATAAAATTCGAAAAAGGCTATATCATCAGTAGCAATGATGTAAGAAAAGAAATACTCATCAAAAATCAGGGATGGGCCAACAATCCTGACAGTTTCACTTATAAAATGGATGAAGCATCAGGAGAAAGTACAGGAAATCCCTCTACAATTAAAGAATTTGGTATCTATAATGATGTAAAATATGTTACTTACAATGGTGATATTGATTACTCTTCTGATAATACAGGAGATCTTTCTTCCATCAAGGAACCTGAATTTAAAAAGGCTTCCGTATTCCTTAAAGAAATAGCAACAGGTAATAAAAATCTGTATTCTTACCAAGGGCGCAATGTAATAAGATATTTTTATTCTGATTCTGATTCTTCTATCAAGCCATTGATTTATAAAAAATACTTTTTCAATGGAAATAATCTGCAGGTTGCAACTAACGAAGAATATATTGATCAATTGAAGACCATATTCTCAAATGACAATGTAGCCCAAGCAATCGCTCCAAAAACAAAATATACCAGTAATGACCTGAAGAAAATTTTCTCAACCTATAACAGCAAATTTTCCGGAACTACTAACGAGGAAAATGTTTCTGAAACTAAAAGAAATTCAAAGTTGAACTTAGCGGTTAGACCCGGTCTCAATTTTTATTCACCATTGGAAATAACAAAAACCCTTAGTAATGAAGGAGCTCCTTCAAAAACCGGATTTAGAATAGGAGTTGAGGCAGAAATTGTATTACCTTTCAATAGAGGCAAATGGTCAGTTGTAGCTGAACCTACATTCTCTCTTTACAATAATAAGACGGCTATAAGAACAACTAATGGTAATTTGTATAACATCAATGTAGAAAATTATTCATTTATCAGTATTCCTCTAAGTGTAAGACACTACATGTTCATCAATGATAAATCAAAGATTTTTATTAATGCCGGAATTAATCTCCTGACGCTTAAAACCAGTTCCGCTAAGGATTTCTCTGTAGATTATGACGGATATGTATTTGATAGATTAAAGCTATCTTCATCCCAGGCTTTCAAAAGTGCTGTATTTGGAATAGGATATAACTATAATAACAAATACATATTAGAGGCAAGATATAATACAGGCATGAATCTATTTGAAGAAAAAGGGGCTGAAGCAAACCTAAAGTATGCTTCCATAATTCTGGGATATAATATTTTCTAA
- a CDS encoding HD domain-containing protein, with amino-acid sequence MKSTIDNTVAFVKEKLEGAEAGHDWFHIERVWKLAAQIAETENCNKEVVELSALLHDIADPKFHNGDETIAPKISRAFLEEQNVPEETIQQVLFVIENISFKNRDQAPVNPSIELQIVQDADRIDAIGAIGIARTFNFGGFKNNLMYHPDMKPKLGMSKEEYKKSDGTTINHFYEKLLLLKDMMNTQKGKEMAEERHNYMLNFLDQFYKEWNVD; translated from the coding sequence ATGAAAAGTACGATTGATAACACGGTAGCATTTGTAAAAGAAAAATTAGAAGGAGCAGAAGCAGGACATGACTGGTTCCATATTGAAAGAGTATGGAAACTGGCAGCTCAGATAGCAGAAACAGAAAATTGTAATAAAGAGGTGGTAGAATTATCTGCCCTTCTCCATGATATTGCAGATCCTAAATTTCATAACGGCGACGAAACCATTGCTCCCAAAATATCCAGAGCATTTCTTGAAGAACAGAACGTTCCTGAAGAAACGATCCAGCAGGTTTTATTTGTAATTGAAAATATTTCGTTCAAAAACAGAGATCAGGCTCCGGTAAATCCATCTATTGAACTGCAAATTGTGCAGGATGCAGACCGTATTGATGCAATAGGAGCTATTGGAATTGCCAGAACATTCAATTTTGGAGGTTTTAAGAATAACCTGATGTATCACCCGGATATGAAACCTAAACTGGGAATGTCAAAAGAAGAATATAAAAAGTCTGATGGAACAACCATCAATCATTTCTACGAAAAACTATTGCTTTTGAAAGATATGATGAATACCCAAAAAGGAAAAGAAATGGCCGAAGAAAGACACAATTATATGCTGAATTTCCTCGACCAGTTTTATAAAGAATGGAATGTAGATTAG
- a CDS encoding DUF3239 domain-containing protein translates to MDDNRDILTLNSRTVASNPGRVRVMPFVLIKYIYKPIYLLIALLFSLAFALDVSWLWGGFAFIILLLVNIFYWRRQKEHFKYGDSNGAIVISEKPKMIAVTTNLSKGFGGKFPVIKILPYKGKGKLNDRIGTVALYENSEEKPHWNDFFPVPVDYVNNNKEELNTVLESYSEESWDVLESRIKQLKQPYREGLFKIFDETSSW, encoded by the coding sequence ATGGATGACAATAGGGATATTTTAACATTAAATAGTAGAACGGTTGCTTCAAATCCTGGAAGGGTTAGAGTAATGCCATTTGTATTGATAAAATACATCTATAAACCTATTTATTTGTTAATTGCTTTATTGTTTTCGTTAGCTTTTGCATTGGATGTTTCATGGCTATGGGGAGGATTTGCTTTTATTATTCTTTTACTGGTAAATATTTTTTATTGGAGAAGACAAAAAGAACATTTTAAATATGGAGATTCTAACGGAGCAATAGTCATTTCTGAAAAACCTAAAATGATTGCAGTCACTACCAATCTCTCCAAAGGTTTTGGAGGTAAGTTTCCTGTCATAAAGATTTTGCCTTATAAAGGAAAAGGAAAACTCAATGATAGGATAGGAACAGTTGCTCTTTATGAAAATTCTGAAGAAAAGCCCCACTGGAATGACTTTTTTCCAGTTCCTGTAGACTATGTTAATAATAATAAAGAGGAATTGAATACTGTTTTGGAATCATATTCAGAAGAAAGCTGGGATGTTTTGGAAAGCAGAATAAAGCAGCTAAAGCAACCATATAGAGAAGGATTATTTAAAATATTTGATGAAACAAGCAGTTGGTAA
- a CDS encoding DUF4241 domain-containing protein, producing MTHIENIKKLFSKDFVENPLLESFEAGKIYLSSGKLVACDPLITNDMLPFTTEFPKGDFSVMVHKERNSNCVAYAEIIFNNSEIKEWKLATTAGQNIKDLAKEEIFGYPVESGMGCFMDVDTQNSLNELEQRLFQNKGGDFMGIYEEFFHEYFFDENGAIDQYAFLKPAKEHPGTIFAFETGYGEGFYASYIAYDQDQVPVKIITEFIEIS from the coding sequence ATGACACATATAGAAAACATAAAAAAACTATTCTCGAAGGATTTTGTAGAAAATCCATTGTTAGAAAGTTTTGAAGCAGGAAAGATCTATCTTTCCAGTGGAAAGCTGGTTGCCTGCGATCCATTAATCACCAATGATATGCTTCCTTTCACCACAGAATTTCCGAAGGGAGATTTTTCTGTGATGGTACACAAAGAAAGAAACAGTAACTGTGTGGCTTATGCCGAAATCATATTCAATAATTCTGAAATTAAAGAATGGAAACTGGCCACCACAGCCGGGCAGAATATAAAAGATCTGGCAAAAGAAGAAATTTTTGGTTATCCTGTAGAAAGCGGGATGGGATGCTTTATGGATGTTGATACTCAAAACAGTCTCAATGAGCTTGAACAAAGGTTATTCCAGAATAAAGGCGGAGATTTTATGGGAATCTACGAAGAGTTTTTCCATGAGTATTTCTTTGATGAAAACGGAGCTATTGATCAATATGCTTTCCTAAAACCTGCAAAGGAACATCCTGGAACTATATTTGCTTTTGAAACCGGATATGGTGAAGGATTTTATGCCAGTTATATAGCGTATGATCAGGATCAAGTGCCTGTGAAAATAATTACTGAATTTATAGAAATAAGTTAA